The following are encoded together in the Brassica napus cultivar Da-Ae chromosome A9, Da-Ae, whole genome shotgun sequence genome:
- the LOC106447075 gene encoding dihydroflavonol-4-reductase (The RefSeq protein has 4 substitutions compared to this genomic sequence) translates to MVAHKETVCVTGASRFIGSWLVMRRLERGYFVRATVRDPGNLKKVQHLLDLPNAKTQLTLWKADLSDEGSHDDAINGCDGVFHIATPMDFESKDPENEVIKPTVNGVLGIMKACDKAKTVRRIVFTSSAGTVNVEEHQKNVYDENDWSDLDFIMSKKMTGWMYFMSKTLAEKAAWDYAKEKGIDFISIIPTLVIGPFITTSMPPSLITALSPITRNEAHYSIIRQGQYVHLDDLCNAHIFLYEQAAAKGRYVCSSHDATILTISEFLRQKYPEYNVPSTFEGVDENLKSIMFSSKKLIDMGFNFKYSLEDMLVESIETCRQKGFLPVTLPEHLKSEDKVPGSDDNKEIKNGSAGLTDGMVACKKTEPGMAGEKADSHMSAQQICA, encoded by the exons ATGGTAGCTCACAAAGAGACCGTGTGCGTAACCGGCGCATCAGGATTCATTGGTTCATGGCTCGTGATGCGGCTACTGGAACGTGGTTATTTTGTCCGTGCCACTGTTCGCGATCCTG GAAATTTGAAGAAAGTGCAACATCTTCTTGATTTGCCAAACGCGAAGACGCAACTCACTTTATGGAAAGCCGATTTATCTGACGAAGGAAGCTACGATGACGCCATAAACGGATGCGACGGCGTTTTCCACATAGCAACTCCCATGGATTTTGAATCTAAGGACCCCGAG AACGAAGTGATAAAACCGACAGTGAATGGAGTGTTGGGGATAATGAAAGCATGTGATAAGGCAAAGACCGTACGAAGAATTGTGTTTACTTCGTCTGCTGGAACGGTTAATGTTGAGGAACACCAGAAAAATGTCTATGATGAAAACGATTGGAGTGATCTTGACTTTATCATGTCCAAGAAGATGACAGGATGG ATGTATTTCATGTCGAAAACGTTAGCCGAGAAAGCAGCTTGGGATTACGCGAAGGAAAAAGGAATAGATTTCATTAGTATTATCCCGACATTGGTGATCGGTCCATTTATAACAACATCTATGCCGCCTAGCCTCATTACCGCGCTCTCTCCTATCACTC GTAACGAGGCACATTACTCCATCATAAGACAAGGACAGTATGTGCACTTGGACGACTTATGCAATGCTCATATATTCTTGTACGAACAAGCTGGTGCCAAGGGACGTTATGTTTGTTCCTCTCACGATGCGACGATTCTTACTATCTCCGAGTTTCTCAGGCAAAAATATCCAGAATATAACGTGCCTTCAAC GTTTGAAGGAGTGGATGAGAATCTAAAGAGCATTATGTTCAGTTCCAAGAAGCTGATTGATATGGGATTTAACTTCAAGTATAGTCTCGAGGATATGTTGGTGGAATCGATTGAGACATGTCGTCAAAAGGGTTTTCTCCCTGTCACTTTACCGGAACATTTGAAATCTGAGGACAAAGTTCCGGGCAGTGATGACAATAAGGAGATTAAAAACGGATCTGCAGGTTTAACTGATGGTATGGTAGCTTGTAAGAAGACCGAACCAGGGATGGCCGGCGAGAAAGCCGATAGTCACATGTCGGCACAGCAGATCTGTGCTTAG